In Pleomorphomonas sp. T1.2MG-36, a single window of DNA contains:
- a CDS encoding conjugal transfer protein TraG — translation MSGSRVLWGQVAIVLMIVLTAIWCATEWTAWRLGFQAQLGQPWFDLAGWPIYYPPLFFWWWYCYDAYAPPIFIEGACIAVSGGFVSIVVAITLSVIRAREAKNVATYGSARWAEPEEIRAAGLLGPDGVLLGRLDGDYLRHDGPEHVLCFAPTRSGKGVGLVVPTLLTWPGSAIIHDIKGENWGLTAGFRSKHGRVLLFDPTDPASSAYNPLLEVRRGDKEVRDVQNIADILVDPEGALDKRNHWEKTSHSLLVGAILHVLYAEPDKTLAGVANFLSDPKRPVEATLRAMMSTPHLGKAGVHPVIASSARELLNKSDNERSGVLSTAMSFLGLYRDPVVAKVTAHCDWRIADLVEGERPVSLYLVVPPSDINRTKPLIRLLLNQVGRRLTEDLKTSANRHRLLLMLDEFPALGRLDFFESALAFMAGYGIKSFLIAQSLNQIEKAYGANNSVLDNCHVRVAFATNDERTAKRVSDALGTATEMRDSTNYAGHRLSPWLGHLMVSRQETARPLLTPGEVMQLPPADELLLVAGVPPARAKKARYYEDARFRERILPPPKAATATLPAAQFADDWSALAIPTASAGATSDHGNAVSVDPANAGIRREPELPEHEEIAPPERSPLSEFDVLEDDSDVDAARASRLRRQVTSNARQATMDPADGLEL, via the coding sequence TGCTACGACGCCTATGCGCCGCCGATCTTCATTGAAGGCGCCTGCATCGCCGTGTCGGGCGGCTTCGTCTCGATCGTCGTCGCCATCACCCTGTCCGTGATCCGCGCTCGGGAGGCGAAGAACGTCGCCACCTATGGCTCGGCGCGATGGGCGGAGCCGGAGGAAATCCGCGCTGCTGGATTGCTCGGCCCCGATGGCGTGCTGCTCGGCAGGCTCGACGGCGACTATCTGCGCCATGACGGTCCCGAGCATGTACTGTGCTTCGCGCCAACCCGATCCGGCAAGGGCGTCGGCCTCGTCGTGCCGACGCTGCTGACCTGGCCGGGCAGCGCGATCATCCACGACATCAAGGGTGAGAATTGGGGTCTGACGGCCGGCTTTCGGTCGAAGCATGGCCGCGTGCTGTTGTTCGATCCGACCGATCCGGCTTCGTCGGCCTATAATCCGCTGCTGGAGGTGCGGCGTGGCGACAAGGAAGTCCGCGACGTGCAGAACATCGCCGACATCCTCGTCGATCCAGAAGGTGCGCTCGACAAGCGCAACCATTGGGAAAAGACCAGTCATTCGCTGCTGGTCGGCGCGATCCTGCATGTTCTCTACGCGGAGCCGGACAAGACGCTGGCCGGCGTCGCCAACTTCCTCTCCGATCCGAAGCGGCCCGTCGAAGCGACGCTGCGCGCCATGATGAGCACGCCACACCTCGGCAAGGCCGGTGTCCACCCGGTCATCGCGTCTTCGGCCCGAGAGCTGTTGAACAAGAGCGACAACGAGCGGTCTGGCGTGCTCTCCACCGCCATGTCGTTCCTCGGCCTCTACCGCGATCCCGTCGTCGCGAAGGTGACGGCCCACTGCGACTGGCGCATCGCCGATCTGGTGGAGGGGGAGAGGCCGGTCAGTCTCTACCTCGTGGTTCCGCCTTCAGACATCAACCGCACTAAGCCGCTGATCCGCCTGTTGCTCAATCAGGTCGGACGGCGGTTGACCGAAGACTTGAAGACCTCCGCCAACCGGCATCGGCTCCTGTTGATGCTCGACGAGTTTCCCGCGCTCGGCCGGCTCGACTTCTTCGAGTCGGCTTTGGCCTTCATGGCGGGCTACGGCATCAAGAGCTTCCTGATCGCGCAGAGCCTCAACCAGATCGAGAAGGCTTATGGCGCGAACAATTCGGTGCTCGACAATTGCCATGTGCGCGTCGCCTTCGCCACCAATGACGAGCGCACCGCCAAGCGGGTGTCGGACGCGCTCGGCACCGCGACCGAGATGCGCGACTCCACCAACTATGCCGGACATCGGCTGTCGCCCTGGCTCGGGCATCTCATGGTGTCGCGGCAGGAGACGGCCCGGCCGCTGCTGACCCCCGGCGAGGTGATGCAGCTTCCACCGGCCGACGAACTGCTGCTGGTCGCGGGTGTGCCGCCGGCGCGGGCGAAGAAGGCCCGCTACTACGAGGATGCCCGGTTCCGCGAGCGCATCCTGCCGCCGCCGAAGGCAGCGACAGCGACCCTGCCGGCAGCACAGTTCGCGGATGATTGGTCGGCTCTGGCGATTCCGACCGCATCGGCTGGAGCAACATCCGACCACGGGAATGCCGTGAGCGTCGATCCGGCCAATGCCGGCATTCGCCGCGAGCCGGAATTGCCTGAGCATGAAGAGATCGCACCACCCGAGCGATCCCCCCTCAGCGAGTTCGATGTCCTCGAAGACGATTCCGATGTTGACGCCGCCCGAGCCAGCCGTTTGCGCCGGCAGGTCACATCGAATGCCCGGCAGGCGACGATGGACCCGGCCGATGGCCTCGAATTGTGA
- a CDS encoding ribbon-helix-helix domain-containing protein — MQTKTRMNVYFDPDLLKKVEALALRRNISKSAVIEAAVASFLSADASERLEAVFARRMDRIGRQIDGLDEDLAILGETLSLFIRFWLTITPPLPDSAQASARAKGAERFESFLQTLGRRLATGDRFLKELSRDVDAIQEETNAST; from the coding sequence ATGCAGACCAAGACCCGCATGAATGTCTATTTCGACCCCGACCTCCTGAAGAAGGTCGAGGCGCTGGCGCTTCGACGCAACATTTCCAAATCCGCCGTGATCGAAGCCGCCGTCGCATCTTTCCTATCGGCTGATGCATCCGAGCGGCTGGAGGCCGTGTTTGCCCGCCGTATGGACCGGATCGGTCGACAGATTGACGGACTGGACGAAGACCTCGCCATCCTCGGAGAGACGCTTTCGCTGTTCATCCGCTTCTGGCTGACCATCACGCCGCCATTGCCCGACAGCGCGCAGGCCTCGGCGCGGGCGAAAGGCGCAGAGCGCTTCGAGAGCTTCCTGCAAACGCTCGGTCGAAGGCTCGCGACTGGGGATCGCTTTCTGAAAGAGCTGTCCCGCGATGTCGACGCGATCCAAGAGGAGACGAACGCGAGCACCTAA
- a CDS encoding MFS transporter yields MPKPAPSPSLILATLALAVYFVGAVEFMLAPMLTPLASAFAAKPADIAWLVSAYAVSYAVLAPLIGLLSDRIGRRRLLLPALALFTADALAVAFAPSLTFAIIARILGGAAGAALTPTAFALIAETVPEPRQAGAMGLVLFGLTLGIATGPTFAGLLTDAFDWQAPFIAVACGCLAVLVLAARILPPSVARQGQPLKASAARLLEGAILRPNLSKGFWLGATIAGFLISGEVLRSRYGLSTSMIGLSVTAFGVGLAAGNLAIGRLTAWAGRPETVLIFAIALIFVTQSAFLAIDPSLGLAIGLLALWGFASGLAAPANTAIQASRAGTDAGFVLASSESMNNGALLVLAPIVAGWIGGGDTINAAILLGVCTLAALGVNLVDRQSRTKAVPCEAS; encoded by the coding sequence ATGCCGAAGCCAGCCCCATCACCCTCGCTCATCCTCGCCACCCTGGCGCTCGCGGTCTATTTCGTCGGCGCGGTTGAATTCATGCTCGCACCGATGCTGACGCCATTGGCGTCGGCTTTCGCCGCTAAGCCCGCCGACATTGCCTGGCTCGTCTCGGCCTATGCGGTGTCCTACGCCGTGCTCGCCCCGCTCATTGGCCTCCTCAGTGACCGGATCGGCCGCCGCCGCCTGCTCCTGCCGGCACTGGCTCTGTTTACCGCCGATGCGCTGGCCGTCGCCTTCGCGCCGTCGCTCACTTTCGCGATCATTGCCCGCATTCTCGGTGGCGCAGCGGGCGCAGCCCTGACACCGACCGCCTTCGCCCTCATCGCCGAGACGGTTCCCGAACCCCGCCAAGCCGGCGCCATGGGCCTCGTCCTCTTCGGCCTGACCCTCGGCATTGCCACCGGGCCGACCTTCGCGGGGCTCCTCACCGATGCCTTCGATTGGCAAGCACCGTTCATCGCCGTCGCCTGCGGCTGCCTCGCCGTTCTCGTGCTGGCCGCGCGCATCCTGCCGCCGTCTGTTGCGCGGCAGGGCCAGCCGCTCAAAGCCTCGGCGGCTCGCCTGCTCGAAGGCGCGATCCTCCGGCCCAACCTCTCCAAGGGCTTCTGGCTCGGTGCAACGATTGCCGGCTTCCTGATCTCCGGCGAGGTACTGCGCAGCCGCTACGGCCTTTCGACCAGCATGATCGGACTCTCGGTCACCGCCTTCGGGGTTGGCCTCGCGGCAGGCAATCTCGCCATCGGTCGCCTCACCGCCTGGGCCGGACGTCCAGAGACTGTCCTCATCTTCGCCATCGCGCTTATCTTCGTAACGCAGAGCGCCTTCCTCGCAATCGACCCGAGCCTCGGTTTGGCAATCGGACTATTGGCTCTCTGGGGTTTTGCATCAGGCCTCGCCGCCCCCGCCAACACCGCCATTCAGGCGAGCCGAGCCGGAACCGATGCCGGCTTCGTGCTGGCGTCGTCAGAATCGATGAACAACGGTGCGCTGCTCGTGCTTGCGCCGATCGTCGCCGGCTGGATCGGAGGTGGGGACACCATCAACGCGGCCATTCTGCTCGGCGTCTGCACGCTTGCAGCGCTAGGGGTAAATCTCGTCGACCGACAGTCCCGAACGAAGGCTGTCCCATGCGAGGCGAGTTAG
- the trbB gene encoding P-type conjugative transfer ATPase TrbB — MAASHHNSEGLARGARMLRTALGPAITRLLEDPSVVEVMLNPDGRIWIDRLSEGLSDTGEHLSPADGERIVRLVAHHVGAEVHAGRPRVSAELPETGERFEGLLPPVVVAPAFAIRKPAVAVFMLDDYVAAGTMSVAQAAVLRAGVSSRANILVAGGTSTGKTTLTNALLAEVAKTSDRVVIIEDTRELQCAAPNLVAMRTKDGVASLSDLVRSSLRLRPDRIPIGEVRGAEALDLLKAWGTGHPGGVGTIHAGSAIGALRRMEQLIQEAVVTVPRALIAETIDLVAVLSGRGSARRLTELARVDGLGPDGDYRVVPAVDNASNAISTTPEGEAP, encoded by the coding sequence ATGGCGGCTTCGCACCACAATTCTGAAGGGCTTGCACGCGGCGCGCGGATGCTGCGCACGGCGCTCGGCCCCGCCATCACGCGGTTACTAGAAGACCCATCCGTCGTCGAAGTGATGCTGAACCCGGACGGGCGCATCTGGATTGATCGGCTTTCCGAAGGGCTGTCGGATACCGGCGAGCATCTGTCGCCGGCAGATGGTGAGCGCATCGTGCGCCTGGTCGCGCACCATGTTGGCGCTGAGGTTCATGCAGGTCGTCCGCGCGTCTCGGCCGAACTGCCGGAGACCGGCGAACGTTTCGAGGGGCTGTTGCCACCCGTGGTCGTGGCCCCGGCCTTCGCCATCCGCAAGCCCGCTGTCGCCGTGTTCATGCTCGACGATTACGTCGCTGCTGGGACCATGTCGGTGGCCCAGGCAGCGGTATTGCGAGCCGGCGTCTCCTCCCGCGCCAACATTCTCGTCGCGGGCGGCACTTCGACCGGCAAGACGACGCTGACCAACGCGCTGCTGGCGGAGGTGGCGAAGACATCCGATCGCGTCGTCATCATCGAAGATACGCGCGAGCTGCAATGCGCGGCACCCAACCTCGTCGCGATGCGAACCAAGGACGGCGTCGCCTCGCTCTCCGATCTCGTTCGCTCTTCGCTACGCCTGCGCCCGGACCGCATCCCGATCGGTGAAGTGCGCGGCGCCGAGGCCCTCGACCTCCTGAAGGCCTGGGGCACCGGCCATCCCGGTGGCGTCGGCACGATCCACGCCGGCAGCGCCATCGGTGCTCTACGGCGCATGGAACAGCTCATCCAGGAAGCCGTCGTCACCGTTCCGCGCGCGCTGATCGCCGAGACCATCGATCTCGTGGCCGTCCTTTCCGGCCGTGGCTCCGCCCGCCGGCTCACCGAACTCGCCCGGGTCGATGGCCTTGGTCCGGACGGCGATTACCGCGTCGTACCCGCCGTCGACAACGCATCGAACGCGATCAGCACCACCCCGGAAGGAGAAGCTCCGTGA
- a CDS encoding TrbC/VirB2 family protein yields the protein MTVSVVALGVAVTAPAYASGSSMPWEQPLQQILQSIEGPVAKIIAVIIIITTGLALAFGDTSGGFRRLIQIVFGLSIAFAASSFFLSFFSFGGGALV from the coding sequence ATGACCGTATCCGTCGTCGCGCTCGGCGTGGCGGTGACGGCACCCGCCTATGCCTCCGGCTCGTCGATGCCGTGGGAACAGCCGCTGCAGCAGATCCTTCAGTCGATCGAAGGCCCGGTCGCCAAGATCATCGCGGTGATCATCATCATCACCACGGGCCTGGCACTCGCGTTCGGCGACACCTCGGGTGGCTTCCGTCGCCTAATCCAGATCGTCTTCGGTCTGTCGATCGCGTTTGCCGCCAGTTCGTTCTTCCTCAGCTTCTTCTCGTTCGGCGGCGGGGCGCTGGTCTGA
- a CDS encoding VirB3 family type IV secretion system protein translates to MAGVGDQNGEVPGFTVPVHRALTEPILLGGAPRAIAIMNGTLAGAVGLGLRLWLVGIAIWAIGHFAAVWAAKRDPLFVEVGRRHLRIPAHLSI, encoded by the coding sequence ATGGCGGGTGTCGGCGACCAGAACGGCGAAGTGCCGGGCTTCACCGTGCCGGTTCACCGGGCGTTGACCGAGCCGATCCTGCTCGGCGGCGCGCCGCGCGCCATCGCGATCATGAACGGCACGCTCGCTGGCGCGGTGGGCCTTGGTCTGCGTCTCTGGCTGGTCGGCATCGCCATCTGGGCGATCGGGCACTTCGCGGCGGTGTGGGCGGCGAAGCGCGACCCGCTGTTCGTCGAGGTCGGTCGCCGCCATCTGCGCATCCCCGCGCATCTCTCGATCTGA
- the trbE gene encoding conjugal transfer protein TrbE, which yields MMNLAEYRNRNRRLADFLPWAALVGTGIVLNKDGSFQRTAGFHGPDLDSAVPAELVAVAGRLNNAFRRLGSGWAIFVEAQRHAAGIYPANRFPDAASALVDAERKADFEEAGSHFESSYFLTFTYLPPAEDAARAETWLYEGREKTGIDAHEVMAGFADRTDRLLHLIEAFMPECRWLDDGETLTYLHGCVSTHRHRVRVPETPIYLDALLADQPLTGGLEPRLGAQHLRVLTITGFPTATTPGLLDELNRLAFPYRWSTRAILLDKTDATRLLTKIRRQWFAKRKSIAAILKEVMTNEQSVLMDTDASNKAADADLALQELGADYAGIAYVTATVTVWDIDPRVADEKLRLVEKVIQGRDFTAMVETINAVDAWLGSLPGHVYANVRQPPISTLNLAHMIPLSAVWAGPERDEHFGAAPLLFGKTEGSTPFRFSLHVGDVGHTLVVGPTGAGKSVLLALMALQFRRYAGAQVFAFDFGGSIRAAALAMHGDWHDLGGGLTDGSETSVSLQPLARIEETAERAWAGDWIVAILIREGVAITPEVKEHIWTALTSLASAPIEERTITGLCVLLQSNDLKQALRPYCIGGAWGRLLDAESEHLGSATVQAFETEGLIGTEAAPAVLAYLFHRIEDRLDGSPTLIIVDEGWLALDDDGFSSQLREWLKTLRKKNASVIFATQSLSDIDGSTIAPAIIESCQTRLLLPNERAIEPQITAIYSRFGLNDRQIEIIARAMPKRDYYCQSRRGNRLFELGLSDVALALCAASSKTDQAAIAKIVAEHGRDGFLDAWLRHRGAGWAADLIPDLTNLETRP from the coding sequence ATGATGAACCTCGCCGAATATCGCAACCGCAATCGACGGCTCGCCGATTTCCTGCCCTGGGCGGCCTTGGTCGGCACCGGCATCGTGCTCAACAAGGACGGCAGTTTTCAACGCACCGCAGGCTTCCATGGTCCCGATCTGGACTCGGCTGTGCCCGCCGAACTGGTCGCCGTTGCTGGCCGCCTCAACAACGCCTTCCGTCGTCTCGGCAGCGGATGGGCGATCTTCGTCGAAGCACAACGCCATGCGGCCGGCATCTATCCTGCGAACCGCTTCCCTGATGCTGCGTCGGCCTTGGTCGATGCCGAGCGGAAAGCCGACTTCGAAGAAGCCGGAAGCCATTTCGAATCCAGCTACTTCCTGACCTTCACCTATCTGCCGCCGGCTGAGGACGCCGCGCGCGCCGAGACCTGGCTCTACGAAGGCCGCGAGAAGACCGGCATCGACGCGCACGAAGTGATGGCCGGTTTTGCCGACCGCACCGACCGGCTGCTGCATCTCATCGAAGCGTTCATGCCGGAATGCCGCTGGCTCGATGACGGCGAGACACTGACCTATCTGCATGGCTGCGTTTCCACGCACCGGCACCGCGTCCGCGTTCCCGAAACCCCGATCTATCTCGACGCGCTGCTGGCTGACCAACCGCTGACCGGCGGGCTGGAGCCGCGGCTGGGAGCGCAGCACCTGCGCGTCCTCACCATCACCGGCTTCCCGACCGCGACCACGCCGGGCCTGCTCGACGAGTTGAATCGACTGGCATTCCCGTATCGCTGGTCCACCCGCGCGATCCTGCTCGACAAAACCGACGCGACGAGGCTGCTCACCAAGATCCGCCGCCAGTGGTTTGCCAAGCGCAAGTCGATTGCCGCGATCCTGAAGGAGGTGATGACCAACGAGCAATCCGTGCTCATGGACACCGACGCCTCGAATAAGGCAGCGGACGCCGACCTCGCGCTTCAAGAGTTGGGCGCGGACTATGCCGGCATCGCCTATGTCACCGCGACGGTGACAGTGTGGGACATCGATCCGCGTGTCGCCGACGAGAAGCTGCGGCTGGTCGAGAAGGTCATCCAGGGCCGCGATTTCACAGCGATGGTGGAGACCATCAACGCGGTCGATGCCTGGCTCGGCAGCCTGCCGGGGCATGTCTATGCCAACGTCCGGCAGCCACCGATTTCCACACTTAATCTCGCCCACATGATCCCCCTCAGTGCCGTGTGGGCGGGGCCGGAACGGGACGAGCACTTCGGCGCCGCCCCCTTGCTCTTCGGCAAGACCGAAGGCTCGACCCCGTTCCGGTTTTCCCTTCATGTCGGCGATGTCGGCCACACGCTGGTTGTTGGTCCGACCGGTGCCGGCAAATCCGTGTTGCTGGCGCTGATGGCCCTGCAGTTCCGCCGTTATGCCGGGGCTCAGGTCTTCGCCTTCGATTTCGGTGGTTCGATCCGCGCCGCCGCACTCGCCATGCACGGCGACTGGCACGATCTCGGTGGCGGCCTGACCGACGGCTCGGAAACCTCTGTCAGCCTGCAGCCGCTCGCACGTATCGAGGAGACTGCCGAACGCGCTTGGGCTGGGGACTGGATCGTCGCCATCCTCATCCGAGAGGGCGTCGCCATCACGCCGGAGGTGAAAGAGCACATCTGGACGGCACTGACCTCATTGGCGTCCGCGCCGATCGAGGAACGCACGATCACCGGCCTCTGCGTCCTGTTGCAGTCGAACGACCTGAAGCAGGCGCTGCGGCCCTACTGCATCGGCGGAGCCTGGGGCCGGTTGCTCGATGCCGAGAGTGAGCATCTCGGCTCGGCCACGGTACAGGCGTTCGAGACCGAAGGGCTGATCGGCACCGAAGCTGCGCCCGCCGTGCTCGCCTATCTCTTTCACCGGATCGAAGACCGGCTCGACGGCTCGCCGACGCTCATCATCGTCGATGAGGGCTGGCTGGCGCTCGACGACGACGGCTTCTCGAGCCAACTCCGCGAATGGCTGAAGACGCTGCGCAAGAAGAACGCCAGCGTCATCTTCGCCACGCAGTCGCTCTCCGATATCGACGGCAGCACCATCGCGCCAGCCATCATCGAGAGCTGCCAGACGCGATTGCTGCTGCCGAACGAACGCGCGATCGAGCCGCAGATCACCGCCATATACAGCCGTTTCGGTCTCAACGACCGTCAAATCGAGATCATCGCTCGCGCCATGCCTAAGCGCGACTACTACTGCCAGTCCCGGCGCGGTAACCGGCTGTTCGAGCTGGGCCTGTCGGACGTGGCGCTCGCCCTCTGCGCCGCGTCCTCGAAGACTGATCAGGCGGCCATCGCGAAGATCGTTGCCGAACACGGCCGCGACGGCTTCCTCGACGCCTGGCTGCGCCATCGCGGTGCCGGCTGGGCCGCCGACCTCATTCCCGACCTCACCAATCTGGAGACACGTCCATGA
- the trbJ gene encoding P-type conjugative transfer protein TrbJ: MTLRRSRAARFAAALLSASVAVAPMLPMPSHAIIVFDPSNYAQNVLQAARALQQITNQITSLQNEAQMLINQARNLASLPYSSLQQLQQSVQRTQQLLRQAQNIAYDVQQIDRAFQQKYSTTSMSASDQQLFADARSRWQNTVGGLQDAMRVQAGVVGNIDTNRAQMSTLVGASQSATGALQATQAGNQLLALQAQQLADLTAVVAANGRAQALSDAERAAAAEQGREQRRRFLTPGTGYQPGSAKMFYGSN, translated from the coding sequence ATGACCCTGCGCCGTTCGCGCGCGGCGCGCTTCGCCGCTGCCTTGCTTTCCGCCTCCGTCGCTGTCGCACCGATGCTGCCGATGCCGTCTCATGCGATCATCGTGTTCGATCCCTCGAACTATGCCCAGAACGTCCTTCAGGCTGCCCGCGCGCTCCAGCAGATCACCAACCAGATCACCTCGCTGCAGAACGAAGCCCAGATGCTGATCAATCAGGCCCGCAATCTGGCGAGCCTGCCGTATTCGTCGCTCCAGCAGCTTCAACAGTCCGTGCAACGGACGCAGCAGCTTCTGAGGCAGGCGCAGAACATCGCCTACGACGTTCAGCAGATCGATCGGGCCTTCCAGCAGAAATACTCGACCACCTCGATGTCGGCGTCGGACCAGCAACTCTTCGCCGATGCCCGCTCGCGCTGGCAGAACACCGTCGGCGGTCTGCAGGACGCCATGCGCGTGCAGGCCGGCGTCGTCGGCAACATCGACACCAATCGTGCGCAGATGTCGACGCTGGTCGGCGCCAGCCAGTCGGCAACCGGCGCGCTCCAGGCGACACAGGCCGGTAATCAGCTTCTCGCCCTCCAGGCACAGCAACTCGCCGACCTCACCGCCGTCGTCGCCGCCAATGGCCGGGCACAGGCGCTCAGCGATGCAGAGCGCGCGGCCGCCGCCGAACAGGGGCGTGAGCAGCGCCGCCGCTTCCTGACGCCGGGCACGGGCTATCAACCCGGTTCGGCCAAGATGTTCTACGGCAGCAACTGA
- the trbK-alt gene encoding putative entry exclusion protein TrbK-alt, which yields MDGKTLARIGAVAFVAVAITATVIELTRTDEVTQIQTVSRPHVGDPGPLRTTLRHCRDIGEAASRDASCLKAWAENRDRFLGPTSSEAH from the coding sequence ATGGACGGCAAGACCCTCGCACGCATCGGCGCCGTCGCCTTCGTCGCGGTGGCGATCACCGCGACGGTGATCGAACTGACGCGCACCGACGAGGTGACGCAGATCCAGACCGTCAGCCGTCCTCACGTCGGTGATCCCGGACCGCTGCGCACCACGCTCCGGCATTGCCGTGACATCGGTGAGGCCGCCAGCCGTGATGCAAGCTGCCTCAAGGCCTGGGCGGAGAACCGGGATCGGTTCCTCGGCCCCACCTCGTCGGAGGCGCATTGA
- the trbL gene encoding P-type conjugative transfer protein TrbL: MGGSGVIDHFLEVFTRYIDSGFGLLQGEVAFIATTLIVIDVTLAALFWSWGADNDIIARLIKKTLFVGVFAYIIGNWNSLARIVFESFAGLGLKASGTGFSVSDLMRPGKVAQTGLDAGRPLLDSISDLMGWVSFFENFIQIACLLFAWALILLAFFILAVQLFVTLIEFKLTTLAGFVLIPFGLFGKSAFMAERVLGNVISSGIKVMVLAVIIGIGSTLFSEFTAGFNGATPTIDDAMAIVLAALSLLGLGIFGPSIANGLVSGGPQLGAGAAIGTGLAAGGMAMAGAATVGAVASGGAALAGGAAAAARGGAALAGGASSAYSLGAAGHTGVSGVASGLGNVASTGAAKLGSAIASPFRRAAASMKDSFEAGGRSAVGEGGASDAAASSSATTDGPPAWAKRMKRSQAMSHGVQAAAHAVKSGDSHGGGASVHLSEGDR; encoded by the coding sequence ATGGGCGGCTCCGGCGTCATCGACCACTTCCTGGAGGTCTTCACCCGCTACATCGACAGCGGCTTCGGCCTGTTGCAGGGCGAGGTGGCCTTCATCGCCACGACGTTGATCGTCATCGACGTGACGCTGGCCGCGCTGTTCTGGTCGTGGGGCGCCGACAACGACATCATCGCGCGGCTGATCAAGAAAACCCTCTTCGTCGGCGTCTTCGCCTACATCATTGGCAACTGGAACAGCCTCGCGCGTATCGTCTTCGAGAGCTTCGCTGGGCTCGGCCTGAAGGCGTCCGGCACGGGTTTTTCGGTCAGCGATCTGATGCGTCCCGGCAAGGTGGCGCAGACCGGCCTCGACGCGGGCCGGCCGCTGCTCGACTCCATCTCGGACCTGATGGGTTGGGTCTCGTTCTTCGAGAACTTCATTCAGATCGCCTGCCTGCTGTTCGCCTGGGCGCTGATCCTGCTCGCCTTCTTCATCCTCGCCGTGCAGCTCTTCGTCACGCTCATCGAGTTCAAGCTGACGACGCTCGCCGGCTTCGTGCTGATCCCTTTCGGCCTCTTCGGCAAATCCGCCTTCATGGCCGAGCGGGTGCTCGGCAACGTGATATCCAGCGGCATCAAGGTGATGGTGCTTGCCGTCATCATCGGCATCGGCTCGACGCTGTTCTCCGAGTTCACCGCCGGCTTCAACGGCGCGACGCCGACGATCGACGACGCCATGGCAATCGTGCTGGCGGCGCTGTCGCTGCTCGGTCTCGGCATCTTCGGTCCCAGCATCGCCAACGGCCTCGTCTCCGGAGGTCCGCAGCTCGGTGCGGGCGCGGCGATCGGAACGGGCCTTGCCGCTGGCGGCATGGCGATGGCGGGTGCCGCGACGGTCGGTGCTGTCGCCTCCGGTGGCGCGGCATTGGCAGGAGGCGCTGCCGCAGCAGCGCGTGGTGGGGCGGCGCTCGCAGGCGGAGCATCGTCTGCCTACAGCCTCGGCGCGGCCGGACACACTGGCGTCTCTGGCGTCGCCTCTGGCCTCGGCAATGTCGCCAGCACTGGTGCCGCCAAACTCGGCTCTGCCATCGCCAGCCCATTCCGGCGTGCCGCCGCGTCGATGAAGGACAGCTTCGAAGCGGGCGGGCGATCGGCTGTCGGCGAGGGCGGCGCCTCCGATGCCGCCGCATCCTCATCCGCAACCACCGACGGCCCGCCCGCTTGGGCCAAGCGCATGAAGCGCTCTCAGGCGATGTCGCACGGCGTCCAGGCTGCCGCCCATGCGGTCAAGTCCGGTGACAGCCACGGCGGCGGTGCTTCCGTCCATCTCTCCGAAGGCGACCGCTGA
- the trbF gene encoding conjugal transfer protein TrbF, which translates to MFKRPSTHYGKSPEPETPYQHAAQIWDDRIGSARVQAKNWRLMAFGSLALSAGLSAALVWQSLSGSVVPWVVQVDKLGQAQAVAPATADYRPTDPQIAFHLARFIEGVRSIPADAIIVRQNWLRAYDFTTQAGALALNDYARANDPFTKVGKTQIAVDVSSVIRASPDSFRVAWVQRTYQDGSLASTERWTAILTVVVQVPRDAEKLRANPLGIYVTAINWSKELTQ; encoded by the coding sequence ATGTTCAAACGACCGTCCACCCATTACGGCAAATCGCCCGAACCCGAGACACCTTATCAACACGCCGCCCAGATCTGGGACGACCGCATCGGCTCGGCCCGCGTGCAGGCGAAGAACTGGCGCCTGATGGCCTTCGGGTCACTGGCCTTGTCGGCGGGGCTCTCCGCCGCCTTGGTTTGGCAATCGCTGAGCGGCTCGGTCGTGCCGTGGGTGGTTCAGGTCGATAAACTCGGCCAGGCGCAGGCCGTCGCTCCGGCGACCGCCGACTATAGGCCGACAGATCCGCAGATCGCCTTCCATCTCGCGCGCTTCATCGAAGGGGTCCGCTCGATCCCCGCGGACGCGATCATCGTCCGTCAGAACTGGCTCAGGGCCTACGATTTCACCACGCAGGCCGGCGCATTGGCGCTCAACGACTACGCCCGCGCCAACGACCCCTTCACCAAGGTCGGCAAGACGCAGATCGCCGTCGATGTCTCGAGCGTCATCCGTGCGTCACCCGACAGTTTCCGCGTCGCCTGGGTTCAGCGGACCTATCAGGACGGCTCGCTTGCCTCCACCGAGCGATGGACCGCCATCCTGACCGTCGTCGTTCAGGTGCCGCGCGACGCCGAAAAGCTCCGGGCCAACCCGCTCGGAATCTACGTCACCGCCATCAACTGGTCGAAGGAGCTGACCCAATGA